The proteins below are encoded in one region of Deinococcus metalli:
- a CDS encoding XRE family transcriptional regulator, translated as MPPTQDPGLPAWLRAHRTALGLRQAEISEATREHGGPDAHITQSYLSRLEAGSRPVHALTPARQDALRRALDISASEWVARTGLPLLGPPPGDDVLSTLDLVRVPVRALATAGLPVTEDNASIIDHELVPARDHRPGMLVLEVNGDSMTTEAGGIRPGDRIYVDPGDLDLREGRIYVLHVPGLGLTVKRLRRFGPALWLTSDNPDHPPVKPEEVTVVGRVYFHQPQGQRL; from the coding sequence ATGCCCCCGACCCAGGACCCTGGCCTGCCCGCATGGCTGCGCGCCCACCGCACCGCTCTGGGCCTGCGCCAGGCCGAGATCAGCGAGGCCACCCGCGAGCACGGCGGGCCGGACGCGCACATCACCCAGTCATACCTCAGCCGCCTGGAAGCGGGCAGCCGCCCCGTGCACGCCCTGACGCCCGCCCGCCAGGACGCCCTGCGCCGCGCGCTGGACATCAGCGCCAGCGAGTGGGTCGCCCGCACCGGGCTGCCGCTGCTGGGGCCGCCCCCCGGCGACGACGTCCTGAGCACCCTCGACCTCGTGCGTGTGCCGGTGCGGGCGCTGGCCACCGCCGGGCTGCCCGTCACCGAGGACAACGCCAGCATCATCGACCATGAACTCGTACCGGCGCGCGACCACCGGCCCGGCATGCTGGTGCTGGAGGTAAATGGCGACTCCATGACCACCGAGGCCGGAGGCATCCGCCCCGGCGACCGCATCTACGTCGATCCCGGCGACCTCGACCTGCGCGAGGGCCGCATCTACGTCCTGCACGTGCCGGGCCTGGGCCTGACCGTCAAGCGCCTGCGCCGTTTCGGACCGGCGCTGTGGCTCACCAGCGACAACCCGGACCACCCGCCCGTCAAGCCCGAGGAAGTCACGGTGGTCGGCCGGGTGTACTTCCACCAGCCGCAGGGTCAGCGGCTGTAG
- a CDS encoding gamma-glutamylcyclotransferase family protein yields MTSPGAPLLTSVFVYGTLMPGERNEHVARQGGTFRARPATLRGHRLIDLRPEAYPGVVPGDAADAVSGHVLTYDPAAWPHALPFLDALEGLDESPPLYTRKAVTVEVDGHDEAAWVYVYARTDRLARAGAVSVPGGDWRAVPDRGLPTGGDR; encoded by the coding sequence ATGACGTCCCCCGGCGCGCCCCTGCTCACCTCGGTCTTCGTGTACGGCACCCTGATGCCCGGTGAGCGCAACGAACATGTCGCCCGGCAGGGCGGAACGTTCCGCGCCCGGCCGGCCACCCTGCGCGGCCACCGCCTGATCGACCTGCGCCCGGAGGCGTACCCCGGCGTGGTGCCCGGCGACGCGGCCGACGCCGTCAGCGGCCACGTCCTGACCTACGACCCGGCGGCGTGGCCCCACGCGCTGCCCTTCCTCGACGCCCTGGAGGGCCTGGACGAGTCGCCGCCCCTGTACACGCGCAAGGCCGTCACCGTGGAGGTGGACGGCCACGACGAGGCCGCGTGGGTGTACGTGTACGCCCGCACGGACCGGCTGGCACGGGCAGGAGCCGTGAGCGTGCCCGGCGGCGACTGGCGCGCCGTGCCGGATCGTGGGCTTCCCACGGGCGGCGACCGCTGA
- the rpsO gene encoding 30S ribosomal protein S15, translating into MIDKKQTIQTHAKHDKDTGGTHVQIALLTERINNLAAHLNANRKDKHGQRGLQILNGQRRRLLKYLERTDYDQYIALTDQLKIRRGQRIVR; encoded by the coding sequence ATGATCGACAAGAAGCAGACCATCCAGACCCACGCCAAGCACGACAAGGACACCGGCGGCACCCACGTGCAGATCGCGCTGCTGACCGAGCGCATCAACAACCTGGCTGCGCACCTGAACGCCAACCGCAAGGACAAGCACGGCCAGCGCGGCCTGCAGATCCTGAACGGCCAGCGCCGCCGCCTGCTGAAGTACCTGGAGCGCACCGACTACGACCAGTACATCGCCCTGACGGATCAGCTCAAGATCCGCCGCGGCCAGCGCATCGTCCGCTAA